One window from the genome of Candidatus Eisenbacteria bacterium encodes:
- a CDS encoding PAS domain S-box protein, with protein MPDNDKEERVSAPALRDREDRFEAVETESAEETVSLILPGAPDDPFGDSLGVFSRSVDALQSSCSLLERRCAELNWALEESNRKLKESLEERGRLASRLDGILRCLSVGVVAIDPSGRVIEYNAAAERITGYPREKVIGADYREALGRGFAERLGLLHTMKSGVAVDGGERTMVTASGEEIPVAFGASLVRAQDGSVVGAVEAFTDLRKAKRMEEELLRSRTLAAVGEVAAETARQVRNPLAGLSGFADILARDLAADPDRMPLVRKIQQGVSGVERAVERLLESTRETPVRFDPVDLISLIEGELDRFETGIGDDARIVVVRRLSRDGAPVRVDAPRIARAFRALFVNAYEAMPGGGVLTVTAGAESARPGGAQRVPGERDEESPASFIRVAVADTGAGMTAEEAEKAFSPFYSTKPKRMGLGLTTARRIVTGHGGEVDLTSSPDSGTRVTVRLPVIRGVAGARRAKS; from the coding sequence ATGCCCGACAACGATAAAGAAGAAAGAGTTTCCGCCCCCGCGCTCCGGGATCGGGAAGACCGTTTCGAAGCCGTGGAGACCGAGAGCGCGGAAGAGACCGTGTCGCTGATTCTGCCCGGCGCGCCGGACGATCCCTTCGGGGACTCTCTCGGCGTCTTCAGCCGGAGCGTCGACGCCCTGCAGTCGAGCTGCTCCCTGTTGGAGCGTCGCTGCGCCGAACTCAACTGGGCGCTCGAGGAATCGAACCGGAAGCTGAAGGAGAGTCTGGAGGAACGGGGGCGACTCGCCTCGCGTCTCGACGGGATTCTCCGCTGCCTCTCCGTCGGCGTGGTGGCCATCGATCCGTCCGGCCGGGTCATCGAGTACAACGCCGCCGCGGAGAGAATCACGGGCTATCCGCGGGAGAAAGTGATCGGCGCGGACTATCGGGAAGCGTTGGGCCGCGGCTTCGCGGAACGTCTCGGACTGCTCCACACGATGAAGAGCGGCGTCGCCGTCGACGGCGGCGAGCGGACCATGGTGACCGCCTCCGGCGAGGAGATCCCCGTCGCCTTCGGCGCCTCGCTGGTGCGCGCGCAGGACGGTTCGGTCGTCGGCGCCGTGGAAGCGTTCACCGATCTCCGCAAGGCGAAGCGAATGGAGGAGGAGCTTCTCCGGAGCCGCACACTCGCCGCCGTGGGCGAGGTCGCGGCGGAGACGGCGCGCCAGGTGCGGAATCCCCTCGCCGGGCTTTCCGGCTTCGCGGACATTCTCGCCCGGGATCTCGCCGCCGATCCGGATCGGATGCCGCTGGTCCGCAAGATCCAGCAGGGCGTTTCCGGCGTGGAGCGCGCGGTGGAGCGCCTTCTCGAGAGCACGCGGGAGACGCCGGTCCGGTTCGACCCGGTCGATCTGATCTCCCTGATCGAGGGGGAGCTGGACCGGTTCGAGACGGGAATCGGCGACGACGCGCGGATCGTCGTGGTGCGGCGTCTCTCACGGGACGGCGCGCCGGTGCGCGTGGACGCGCCCCGGATCGCCCGCGCCTTCCGCGCCCTCTTCGTGAACGCCTACGAGGCGATGCCCGGCGGCGGCGTTCTCACCGTGACCGCCGGCGCCGAGTCCGCACGCCCGGGCGGCGCTCAGAGGGTGCCGGGCGAGCGGGACGAGGAGAGCCCCGCCTCGTTCATCCGTGTAGCCGTCGCCGACACCGGCGCGGGGATGACCGCCGAGGAAGCGGAGAAAGCCTTCTCCCCCTTCTACAGCACGAAACCGAAGCGGATGGGTCTCGGTCTCACGACCGCCCGCCGGATCGTGACCGGTCACGGCGGCGAGGTCGACCTGACCAGCTCCCCGGACTCTGGGACCCGGGTGACCGTGAGGCTCCCCGTCATTCGCGGCGTCGCCGGGGCGAGGAGGGCGAAGTCGTGA
- a CDS encoding class I SAM-dependent methyltransferase has translation MRKANFGGIARCPVCGDLTLIRDVGENLRETCRCVRCGAGNRHRQMALVIVEAMRAMSGVPIRALREMKRFENFTIYNTEAEGPVHAELSRMSRYLCSEYYGDSYKSGDRVNGVMHQDLQDISFDDGSIDMVLSSDVFEHIPLPYRAHEEVFRVLRNGGRHIFTVPFLQTECLDDDRAVPDDDGNIVHLKEPMYHGDPIRSEGALVFKIFGLEMLVRLREIGFRTRQYRLRNVRYGILGDNAIVFEAVKP, from the coding sequence ATGAGGAAGGCGAACTTCGGGGGGATCGCCCGTTGCCCGGTCTGCGGCGATCTCACCTTGATCCGGGACGTGGGGGAGAATCTGCGCGAGACATGCCGCTGCGTCCGTTGCGGCGCCGGCAACCGCCATCGCCAGATGGCGCTCGTCATCGTGGAGGCGATGCGCGCCATGAGCGGCGTCCCGATCCGAGCGCTCCGCGAAATGAAGCGGTTCGAAAACTTCACGATCTACAACACCGAGGCGGAAGGGCCGGTGCACGCGGAACTCTCCCGCATGTCCCGCTACCTCTGCAGCGAGTACTACGGCGATTCCTACAAAAGCGGCGACCGTGTGAACGGCGTGATGCACCAAGACCTGCAGGACATCTCCTTCGACGACGGGAGCATCGACATGGTCCTCTCCTCGGACGTGTTCGAGCACATCCCTCTTCCCTACCGCGCCCATGAAGAGGTCTTCCGCGTTCTGAGAAACGGAGGGCGGCACATCTTCACCGTCCCCTTCCTGCAGACCGAATGCCTCGACGACGACCGCGCCGTTCCGGACGACGACGGGAACATCGTCCATCTGAAGGAGCCCATGTATCACGGAGACCCGATCCGCTCCGAAGGGGCGCTGGTTTTCAAAATCTTCGGCCTGGAGATGCTGGTCCGCCTTCGCGAGATCGGTTTCCGCACCCGCCAGTACCGTCTCCGGAACGTCCGCTACGGCATTCTCGGGGACAATGCCATCGTCTTCGAAGCGGTCAAACCGTAG
- a CDS encoding glycosyltransferase, whose translation MLCRKKIVVVGYPLGRVGSSALMGLLERAGAHPGDVRFLAGSAPMNPKGFFELPAQEKLLREAWAGIYPHLSLPPSPAQTDAIGAEYAERYADLLAEIFGDADPIAVKSQWFLTLPFLHRLRDRYDVRLLSLERDTGEQIHSLLRVFRTTDRPPYQHADEEYVTAYIEQWRRFGRRIRENLSFPASEVRFEKLMADPVAVTEEICRFAGLETPPEEEILDWLDPSLVNRKTLEPLPVDPAPATNTAKRPSLSLVVNTRNEEANLEECLRSAAGAVDEIVVVDMESEDRTVEIARRFTDRVFTHPKTGVVEGARQFAIDKALGDWIFLLDADERATPELAAGLRGVIAGAGDTTVFRIPRRNRIAGRWFTGSGLGPDVERKLRLFRRGTVRWPARVHAVPETIGPERILPLPPEARIDHYAYPDLSSFVERLNRYTDHEARALVEAGASWSPAAMLEAMRREILFRYDPEKDGAHSLAVTGLMAFYRFAAWAKLWEIEGCPEAPLPADAAALGLALSGAEDAGAARGEDAAGYDESKRCLVGAGFHADEGGWRWMDREAILHVLGDDAPSDLRFTLACGEAEHYDTFPFDVRIETAGIPPRTVRFDRPGTSRIVRLDWEKTPRHAPVRLVSTASFVPAILGLNEDRRRLSVRISGIAVSAGAGVPERAGAEKGRLPEPSRA comes from the coding sequence ATGCTGTGTAGAAAAAAGATCGTCGTCGTGGGCTACCCTCTCGGCCGGGTCGGGTCTTCGGCGCTCATGGGGCTTCTGGAGAGGGCGGGGGCGCATCCGGGGGATGTGCGCTTCCTCGCCGGATCGGCGCCGATGAATCCGAAGGGGTTTTTCGAGCTGCCCGCGCAGGAGAAACTTCTCCGCGAGGCGTGGGCCGGGATCTATCCCCATCTCTCCCTCCCCCCCTCGCCCGCGCAGACCGACGCGATCGGCGCCGAATACGCCGAGCGCTACGCCGATCTCCTTGCGGAGATCTTCGGCGACGCGGATCCGATCGCCGTGAAGTCGCAGTGGTTCCTCACCCTTCCCTTCCTCCACCGGCTGCGGGACCGCTATGACGTGCGGCTCCTCTCTTTGGAGCGTGACACCGGGGAACAGATCCATTCCCTCCTCCGCGTCTTCCGGACCACGGACCGTCCCCCCTACCAACACGCGGACGAGGAGTACGTCACCGCCTACATCGAGCAGTGGCGCCGCTTCGGCCGACGGATCCGGGAAAACCTCTCCTTCCCCGCGTCGGAAGTGCGCTTCGAAAAACTCATGGCCGATCCGGTCGCCGTGACCGAGGAGATCTGCCGCTTCGCCGGTCTCGAGACACCGCCGGAGGAGGAGATCCTGGATTGGCTCGATCCATCCCTCGTCAACCGGAAGACGCTGGAACCTCTCCCCGTCGATCCCGCCCCGGCGACGAACACCGCGAAGCGTCCATCCCTCTCGCTGGTGGTGAACACGCGGAACGAGGAGGCGAACCTGGAGGAGTGCCTCCGGAGCGCCGCGGGAGCGGTGGACGAGATCGTCGTCGTGGACATGGAGAGCGAGGACCGTACCGTGGAGATCGCCCGACGCTTCACGGACCGGGTCTTCACCCACCCCAAAACCGGCGTGGTGGAAGGGGCGCGACAGTTCGCCATCGACAAGGCGCTCGGCGATTGGATCTTCCTTCTGGACGCGGACGAGAGGGCGACGCCGGAGCTGGCGGCCGGGCTCCGCGGAGTGATCGCCGGGGCGGGGGACACGACCGTCTTTCGAATCCCGAGAAGAAACCGAATCGCCGGGCGTTGGTTCACCGGGAGCGGCCTCGGACCGGACGTGGAACGCAAGCTCCGCCTCTTCAGGAGGGGGACGGTCCGCTGGCCGGCGCGGGTCCACGCGGTTCCGGAGACGATCGGTCCCGAAAGGATTCTTCCGCTCCCTCCGGAGGCACGGATCGACCACTACGCCTACCCCGATCTTTCCTCTTTCGTGGAGAGGTTGAACCGCTATACCGACCACGAGGCGCGCGCGCTCGTCGAGGCGGGCGCCTCCTGGTCGCCGGCGGCGATGCTCGAGGCGATGCGAAGGGAGATACTCTTCCGCTATGACCCGGAGAAGGACGGGGCGCACAGCCTCGCCGTCACCGGGCTGATGGCGTTCTACCGCTTCGCCGCGTGGGCGAAGCTGTGGGAGATCGAGGGGTGCCCCGAAGCGCCTCTCCCCGCGGACGCGGCGGCGCTCGGTCTCGCCCTCTCCGGCGCCGAGGACGCCGGAGCCGCTCGCGGCGAGGACGCTGCGGGGTACGACGAGAGTAAACGCTGTCTTGTCGGCGCCGGCTTCCATGCCGACGAGGGGGGCTGGCGATGGATGGACCGCGAAGCGATCCTCCACGTGCTCGGCGACGACGCCCCCTCGGATCTTCGGTTCACGCTCGCCTGCGGCGAGGCGGAGCATTACGACACCTTCCCCTTCGACGTGCGGATCGAGACCGCGGGCATTCCCCCGCGCACGGTTCGTTTCGACCGGCCCGGCACAAGCCGCATCGTCCGCCTCGATTGGGAGAAAACGCCGCGCCACGCACCGGTCCGCCTCGTAAGCACGGCCTCCTTCGTTCCCGCCATCCTCGGCCTGAACGAAGACCGAAGGCGCCTCTCCGTCCGGATCAGCGGCATCGCCGTCTCCGCGGGGGCGGGCGTTCCGGAACGCGCCGGTGCGGAGAAGGGGCGGCTTCCGGAGCCGAGCCGGGCGTAA
- a CDS encoding sulfotransferase, translating into MFFVFGSPRSGTTLLAQTLNAHSRLAVPHESDFIVPLAFLLERVVDPEIGRDLVSRLIPSTKLYRAGWSLAEHLSPDEIERVVRGCEYSLPAILNALYAETARKAGKTSAGDKSPDDLQSVHRLDVNGAFSNPCRIIHIVRDIRDVMESLLRQGWAAGLDSYFPRMWSENNLYLRRMGESMPDRYAFVRYEDMAREPERVFRGICAVLGVEYEEEMLLPEKRRPPLLELPYHRKLRFPINTESIGLHRGRLNEDLLRGCERQAGEAMEEFDYIGSGVAGRTSTRPEEDAPRKAAARRGIRLGLLMADSTPPEERYNEQSPAAFGHFRSYLRGKMPECEVVYRYTVEDLLAEKVDIVGISSSTEEYESAKEMARDCREAGVPVLVGGVHITAIPENLSPHMDVAVLGEGEETLHELLRLFALRGRRFPEEDLRRVRGIAFRSGASLVRTPPRPLIANLDDLPIPEREFMWIGRPSERAFLSTTRGCPYRCVFCASSSFWGSMRHFSAERVADEVETLHRDLGLGELHFHDDLFITPRRRLEKIASLLEERGLAGAIRFSGTVRANLVDDRLCETLNRMGFWAVMFGAESFSKKVLDYLKCGTVSPEENQRALDTLHRNGLTAFVQMIHASPVETREDLRTTFEALERNFADGRLKRWQEGVLTPYPGTPVWEEAKRAGLVSETMNWNRIRDREIYMGGIPEREFRAMLEEHRDRCILLRPEQEDLWREWGLTKERVLDTALRERPERILSALDFDTDGQNLQIGDGWYDREGSESGGGFRWMGRESTTWLRGGANLGRLEIAGYAFPDRHPDGKLRIDVSVNGETIGETFVEESGFTVAFELPENLRGERLLRVRLRLDHSFHSPPDLRELGVSVSRVGLVPDPVAAATSPALRPA; encoded by the coding sequence TTGTTCTTTGTCTTCGGCTCGCCCCGATCGGGGACCACTCTTCTGGCGCAGACGCTGAACGCCCACAGCCGTTTAGCCGTTCCCCACGAATCCGATTTCATCGTTCCCCTCGCCTTCCTATTGGAAAGGGTCGTCGATCCGGAGATTGGGCGGGATCTCGTCTCCCGGCTCATCCCGAGCACAAAGCTGTACCGCGCCGGGTGGAGCCTCGCCGAGCATCTCTCACCGGACGAGATCGAACGCGTCGTGCGGGGATGCGAGTATTCCCTGCCGGCGATTCTAAACGCCCTCTACGCCGAGACGGCCCGGAAGGCGGGGAAGACGTCGGCGGGGGACAAATCGCCGGACGATCTCCAGAGCGTGCATCGTCTCGATGTGAACGGCGCTTTCTCGAATCCGTGCCGGATCATTCACATCGTAAGAGATATCCGGGACGTCATGGAGTCGCTGCTTCGACAGGGCTGGGCGGCCGGTCTCGACAGCTACTTCCCGCGGATGTGGTCGGAGAACAACCTCTACCTTCGCCGCATGGGCGAATCGATGCCGGATCGGTACGCGTTCGTCCGCTATGAGGACATGGCGCGCGAACCGGAGCGCGTCTTCCGCGGAATCTGCGCCGTCCTGGGCGTGGAGTACGAAGAGGAGATGCTCCTCCCGGAGAAACGGCGCCCCCCTCTGTTGGAACTGCCGTACCACCGCAAGCTCCGGTTCCCGATCAACACGGAGAGCATCGGGCTGCACCGCGGCCGCCTCAATGAGGACCTTCTCCGCGGATGTGAACGGCAGGCGGGCGAGGCGATGGAAGAATTCGATTACATCGGGAGCGGCGTCGCGGGCCGGACGAGCACGCGTCCCGAGGAGGACGCCCCGCGGAAAGCCGCGGCGCGGCGCGGGATTCGTCTCGGTCTCCTGATGGCCGACTCGACGCCGCCCGAGGAGCGTTACAACGAGCAGAGCCCCGCCGCCTTCGGCCACTTCCGCTCCTATCTGCGCGGGAAGATGCCGGAGTGCGAGGTGGTTTATCGCTACACCGTGGAGGATCTTCTCGCCGAAAAAGTCGACATCGTCGGGATCAGCTCCTCCACCGAAGAGTACGAGTCGGCGAAGGAGATGGCGCGCGACTGCCGCGAGGCGGGCGTACCGGTCCTCGTCGGCGGCGTCCACATCACCGCGATTCCGGAGAATCTCTCGCCCCACATGGACGTGGCCGTGCTCGGCGAGGGAGAGGAGACGCTCCACGAGCTTCTCCGCCTCTTCGCCCTTCGCGGCCGCCGCTTCCCCGAGGAGGACCTCCGGCGCGTCCGGGGGATCGCCTTCCGCTCAGGCGCCTCCCTGGTCCGCACACCGCCGCGCCCGCTCATCGCGAACCTGGACGACCTGCCGATCCCGGAGAGGGAGTTCATGTGGATCGGGCGGCCGAGCGAACGCGCCTTCCTCTCCACCACCCGCGGCTGCCCCTACCGGTGCGTCTTCTGCGCCAGCTCGAGCTTCTGGGGATCGATGCGGCACTTCTCCGCCGAGCGGGTGGCGGACGAGGTGGAAACGCTTCACCGAGATCTCGGTCTCGGGGAACTGCACTTCCACGACGATCTCTTCATCACGCCGCGCAGGCGGCTCGAGAAGATCGCCTCCCTGCTGGAGGAGCGCGGCCTCGCCGGAGCGATCCGCTTCAGCGGGACGGTGCGCGCGAATCTAGTGGATGACCGCCTTTGCGAGACCCTGAACCGGATGGGTTTTTGGGCGGTCATGTTCGGCGCCGAATCCTTCTCGAAAAAAGTGCTCGACTACCTCAAATGCGGGACCGTAAGCCCCGAAGAAAACCAGCGCGCCCTCGACACGCTTCATCGGAACGGGCTGACCGCCTTCGTGCAGATGATTCACGCCTCGCCCGTCGAGACCCGAGAGGATCTCAGGACCACTTTCGAGGCGCTGGAGCGCAACTTCGCCGACGGCCGGTTGAAGCGGTGGCAGGAAGGGGTCCTCACTCCCTATCCGGGGACGCCGGTCTGGGAGGAGGCGAAGCGGGCCGGGCTCGTTTCGGAGACGATGAACTGGAACCGGATCCGGGACCGGGAGATCTACATGGGCGGAATCCCGGAGAGGGAGTTCCGCGCCATGCTGGAGGAGCACCGGGACCGGTGCATTCTTCTTCGACCGGAGCAGGAGGACCTCTGGCGCGAGTGGGGACTTACCAAGGAGCGGGTGCTGGATACGGCACTGCGGGAACGGCCGGAGCGGATTTTGTCGGCGCTCGACTTTGATACGGACGGGCAAAACCTGCAGATCGGCGACGGTTGGTACGACCGGGAGGGCTCTGAATCGGGGGGAGGCTTCCGGTGGATGGGCCGGGAATCGACGACCTGGCTCCGCGGCGGCGCGAACCTCGGCCGTCTGGAGATCGCCGGATACGCCTTCCCGGATCGGCACCCCGATGGGAAACTCCGGATCGACGTGAGCGTAAACGGCGAGACGATCGGCGAGACGTTCGTCGAGGAATCCGGGTTCACCGTCGCTTTCGAGCTACCGGAAAACCTCCGCGGAGAGCGACTGCTCCGCGTACGCCTCCGCCTGGACCACTCCTTTCACTCCCCACCCGACCTGCGGGAGCTGGGGGTCTCGGTCTCACGGGTCGGTCTCGTCCCCGATCCCGTCGCCGCGGCGACGAGCCCCGCTCTTCGACCGGCCTAA
- a CDS encoding radical SAM protein, producing MAGIAVITVNDRCCMGARQLSSLVKDRHAFHLICYGEYDHSRFGYTAEPGHAADERLLLDLIARLRPDLIGFSYRSVQGELVMHLAGLLRERFDIPILMGGIGATSDPEEAMERAEAVCIGEADFVLPRLLDLMDERGSLAAAAPDVPNLWHRSGGEIVRNPLERLVTKEELSDLPYIDYAPDNKYSIVRGELKENDGRYDNDVGAYPMLTSRGCPFACTYCHNSNVHDLYRGQRYCRQRSVESVIGEMERAKAVPGTTMISIYDDLFNFNREWTLEFARQYKEKIGLPFWCYTYPSRVLKDVMEALVDAGLNNTAMGVQSGSERTLFEVFNRKTPRAKILEAASVLKGLKCRVQIDLITANNFETDDDRRETLDLMLRMEKNTRFNGPDRAWYYCQSRLTYFPHSTITHMAVERGLTDPFDPDYASFWEMLNELAFYDPIPRSAVMALSYRYEAYRASAKDFRTETGALWIMKNVLHKPIRELSALFDGDENALREKAGGWVPSPEEVNLDEIRTLLDGALAASGEGDPEKRGERIMLARNLLGRLTPEVRSLRLKEELIERSDLVLRLADDIGRRSEERIKLWREVEQRGKWALDLDRTVKERDRSVEELQKELKARGEWALGLDRALKERDRIIASLRAELRRVGNGSSLSAEESPGIHTASSPEERVRWETELFGLVRERERMIRTLREGPPPGETSEGLQARIRERESRIVELNARLEALPVI from the coding sequence ATGGCCGGTATCGCGGTGATCACCGTCAACGACAGGTGCTGCATGGGCGCGCGGCAGCTCTCGTCGCTCGTGAAGGACAGGCACGCTTTTCATCTGATTTGCTACGGCGAGTACGACCACTCCCGGTTCGGCTACACGGCGGAGCCGGGACACGCCGCCGACGAACGGCTCCTACTGGACCTCATCGCGAGGCTGCGCCCCGATCTGATCGGCTTCTCCTACCGTTCCGTGCAGGGGGAGTTGGTGATGCACCTGGCCGGTCTGCTCCGTGAGCGGTTCGACATCCCTATTCTGATGGGGGGAATCGGCGCCACATCCGATCCCGAGGAGGCGATGGAACGCGCCGAGGCGGTTTGCATCGGCGAGGCGGACTTCGTGCTTCCCCGGCTGCTCGACCTGATGGACGAGCGCGGCTCCCTCGCGGCGGCGGCGCCGGACGTGCCGAACCTGTGGCACCGATCCGGCGGGGAGATCGTCCGGAACCCTTTGGAGAGGTTGGTGACCAAGGAGGAGCTTTCCGATCTCCCCTATATCGACTACGCGCCGGACAACAAATACTCCATCGTGCGGGGCGAGCTGAAGGAGAACGACGGGCGCTACGACAACGACGTGGGCGCCTATCCGATGCTCACCTCCCGTGGTTGCCCTTTCGCCTGCACGTACTGCCACAACTCGAACGTGCACGACCTGTACCGGGGCCAGCGCTATTGCCGCCAGAGGAGCGTGGAGAGCGTGATCGGCGAGATGGAACGCGCGAAGGCGGTCCCCGGCACGACGATGATCTCCATTTACGACGACCTCTTCAATTTCAACCGGGAGTGGACTCTCGAGTTCGCCCGGCAATACAAAGAGAAGATCGGTCTCCCGTTCTGGTGCTACACCTACCCGAGCCGCGTGTTGAAGGACGTGATGGAGGCGCTGGTCGACGCGGGCCTGAACAACACCGCCATGGGCGTGCAGTCCGGCAGCGAGCGCACGCTCTTCGAGGTGTTCAACCGGAAGACACCTCGGGCGAAGATCCTCGAGGCGGCTTCGGTGCTCAAGGGACTCAAGTGCCGCGTCCAGATCGATCTCATCACGGCCAATAATTTCGAGACCGACGACGACCGGCGCGAGACCCTCGACCTGATGCTTCGCATGGAGAAGAACACCAGATTCAACGGGCCCGATCGCGCCTGGTACTACTGCCAGAGCCGTCTCACCTACTTCCCCCACTCCACGATCACGCACATGGCGGTGGAGAGGGGACTCACGGACCCCTTCGATCCGGACTACGCCTCTTTCTGGGAGATGCTGAACGAACTCGCCTTCTACGATCCGATCCCGCGGTCGGCGGTGATGGCGCTCTCCTACCGGTACGAGGCGTATCGGGCCTCGGCGAAGGACTTCCGAACCGAGACCGGCGCGCTCTGGATCATGAAAAACGTGCTGCACAAACCGATAAGGGAACTCTCCGCGCTTTTCGACGGCGACGAAAACGCCCTTCGGGAGAAGGCGGGCGGTTGGGTCCCGTCGCCGGAGGAAGTGAACCTGGACGAGATCCGGACCCTTCTGGACGGGGCGCTCGCCGCGAGCGGCGAGGGAGACCCGGAGAAGCGGGGCGAACGGATCATGCTCGCCCGGAACCTACTCGGCCGCCTGACGCCGGAGGTGCGGTCCCTCCGCCTGAAGGAGGAACTGATCGAGCGGTCCGATCTGGTGCTTCGACTCGCCGACGACATCGGCAGGCGATCGGAGGAGAGGATCAAGCTGTGGCGCGAGGTGGAGCAGCGCGGCAAGTGGGCGCTCGACCTGGACCGGACGGTGAAGGAGCGGGACCGGAGCGTCGAGGAGCTGCAAAAAGAGCTGAAAGCGCGCGGCGAGTGGGCGCTTGGTCTCGACCGAGCGTTGAAGGAGCGGGACCGGATTATCGCGAGCCTGCGCGCCGAACTACGCCGCGTGGGGAACGGATCCTCGCTCTCCGCCGAGGAGTCCCCGGGGATCCACACCGCGTCGTCGCCGGAGGAGCGGGTTCGCTGGGAAACGGAGTTGTTCGGGCTCGTGCGGGAGCGTGAACGGATGATCCGCACCCTCCGCGAGGGGCCGCCTCCCGGCGAGACGTCGGAAGGTCTGCAGGCGCGCATTCGGGAGAGGGAGAGCCGTATCGTCGAACTGAACGCACGCCTGGAGGCGCTCCCGGTGATCTGA